In Dromiciops gliroides isolate mDroGli1 chromosome 4, mDroGli1.pri, whole genome shotgun sequence, one DNA window encodes the following:
- the MRPL14 gene encoding 39S ribosomal protein L14, mitochondrial, translating into MASSTGSWGYLLNPVSRALSQRYFSTTEALGAIQKMTRVRVVDNSALGNTAYHRPPRCIHVYNKSGVGKVGDRILLAIKGQKKKALIVGHRMPGPQMTPRFDSNNVVLIEDNGNPVGTRIKVPIPTSLRRLEGEYSKVLAIAQTFV; encoded by the exons ATGGCTTCCTCTACAGGGTCTTGGGGGTACCTTCTAAACCCTGTCAGCAGAGCTCTAAGCCAGCGCTATTTcag cACCACAGAGGCCCTTGGAGCAATACAGAAGATGACCAGAGTTCGTGTGGTAGACAATAGTGCCCTAGGGAACACTGCATACCACCGCCCGCCTCGATGCATCCATGTCTACAATAAGTCTGGAGTGGGCAAGGTGGGAGATCGGATCCTCCTGGCCATCAAGGGGCAGAAGAAGAAGGCCCTCATTGTGGGGCACCGAATGCCTGGGCCCCAAATGACACCAAGGTTTGATTCAAACAACGTAGTCCTCATTGAGGACAATGGGAACCCCGTGGGTACCCGCATCAAGGTACCAATTCCAACGAGTCTCCGGCGGCTGGAAGGCGAGTATTCCAAAGTGCTTGCCATCGCCCAGACCTTCGTATGA